A part of Lacinutrix sp. 5H-3-7-4 genomic DNA contains:
- a CDS encoding 2TM domain-containing protein, translating to MENKNIEPYLENESQRDYEREEAYIRAQKRVEKIVGFYWHLFWYVIVNIFIVFIISRNLKGGDFWSIEVFSTPIFWGIGLFFHFMGVFGPNLIFGKTWEKRQIEKYMEKDKNRWE from the coding sequence ATGGAAAATAAAAATATAGAACCTTATCTTGAAAATGAATCACAACGCGATTATGAGCGAGAAGAAGCCTATATAAGAGCGCAAAAACGTGTAGAAAAAATAGTTGGATTTTACTGGCATTTATTTTGGTATGTAATTGTAAATATTTTTATTGTGTTTATAATTTCTAGAAACCTTAAGGGTGGTGATTTTTGGAGTATAGAAGTATTTTCAACACCTATTTTTTGGGGTATTGGCTTGTTTTTTCATTTTATGGGTGTATTTGGACCAAATTTAATATTTGGTAAAACTTGGGAAAAACGCCAGATAGAAAAGTATATGGAAAAAGATAAAAACCGTTGGGAATAA
- a CDS encoding TonB-dependent receptor, whose protein sequence is MKCILPLLLSLISYVSIAQTQITGTITNKKNEPIVGANIYLEGTYDGTTTLQDGTFNFTTAETGTQILVISYVGYETFKMASDVSTLQHLKIQLRDDINALETVVLSAGTFSAGDNSKVSALTSMDVVTTASALGDFVGALQTLPGTTTVAEDGRLFVRGGEANETQIFIDGIRVFTPYTPTTNNIPTRGRYSPFLFDGITFSTGGYSAEYGQALSSVLLLNTFQEPDQNKTEIRVMSVGAGLGNTQKWDKSSLSINASYINLAPYTALFPDRNNWQKPYENASGEAVFRQKTNNGLLKLYTAFDTSNFQLTQEDINFQNGVNFKLNNSNLYFNGSYKAKLKNKWRLETGVSYTYAKNNINIGQSDIDDTENSIHAKLKFRKSFSNRFKLNFGAEYFNTNFNEAYQDNFVSPIDYGYKNNISAAFTEADVIFSKKVAIKAGFRVEYSELFKETTLSPRASLAYKTGARSQVSFAYGDFYQNPNSTILKFNQNLKAEKAQHFILNYQYNSDGRIFRAETYYKQYDNLVKYDSDFTSFEANYNTNGSGFAKGLDLFYRDNKSIKNIDYWVSYSFLDTERDYLNFPTAAQPNFANQHNISVVGKYWINKWKSQVGLSYAFASGRTYTNPNQGGFLNQKTKSYNSLSLNWAYLLSQQKILYFSVNNVLGFKNINGYQYANTPDVNNNFARQTLRPAADQFFFVGFFWTISDNGTDNQLNDL, encoded by the coding sequence ATGAAATGTATTTTACCATTACTACTAAGTTTAATAAGCTATGTAAGTATAGCACAAACACAAATTACAGGAACAATAACCAATAAAAAAAATGAACCTATTGTAGGAGCAAATATATACCTAGAAGGAACGTACGATGGTACTACAACCTTACAAGACGGAACTTTTAATTTTACAACTGCCGAAACAGGTACACAAATTCTGGTAATCTCTTATGTAGGTTACGAAACTTTTAAAATGGCAAGCGATGTAAGTACATTACAACACTTAAAAATACAATTACGAGACGATATTAACGCCTTAGAAACCGTAGTTTTATCTGCCGGAACATTTTCTGCCGGTGACAACAGTAAAGTTTCCGCATTAACATCTATGGATGTGGTTACAACAGCAAGCGCTTTAGGCGATTTTGTTGGTGCATTGCAAACATTGCCAGGAACAACAACAGTTGCCGAAGATGGTAGGCTTTTTGTTCGTGGAGGAGAAGCAAACGAAACACAAATTTTTATAGACGGTATTCGTGTATTTACACCATATACACCAACAACCAATAATATACCAACACGTGGTCGTTATTCGCCATTTTTATTTGATGGTATTACATTTTCTACAGGCGGTTATAGTGCCGAGTATGGTCAAGCATTATCTAGCGTTTTACTATTAAACACCTTTCAAGAACCAGATCAAAACAAAACCGAAATTAGAGTTATGAGCGTTGGAGCAGGTTTAGGTAATACACAAAAATGGGATAAAAGTTCTTTAAGTATAAATGCAAGCTATATAAATTTAGCACCGTATACAGCACTTTTTCCAGATCGTAATAATTGGCAAAAACCTTATGAAAACGCTAGTGGAGAAGCCGTTTTTAGACAAAAAACAAACAACGGATTATTAAAGCTTTATACGGCTTTTGATACGTCTAACTTTCAATTAACACAAGAGGATATTAATTTTCAAAACGGTGTAAATTTTAAACTAAACAATAGCAATCTATATTTTAACGGCTCGTATAAAGCAAAGCTAAAAAACAAATGGCGATTAGAAACAGGAGTAAGTTATACGTATGCAAAAAATAATATTAATATAGGGCAAAGTGATATAGACGATACAGAAAATTCTATACATGCAAAACTAAAGTTTAGAAAAAGCTTTAGTAACCGTTTTAAGCTTAATTTTGGTGCCGAATATTTTAATACCAATTTTAATGAAGCATACCAGGATAATTTTGTTTCACCTATAGATTATGGATATAAAAATAATATAAGCGCTGCATTTACAGAAGCAGATGTAATATTCTCTAAAAAAGTGGCTATAAAAGCAGGTTTTCGTGTAGAATATAGCGAGTTATTTAAAGAAACAACTCTTTCGCCAAGAGCTTCGTTAGCCTATAAAACAGGAGCAAGAAGTCAAGTATCCTTTGCTTATGGTGATTTTTACCAAAATCCAAACAGTACTATTTTAAAGTTTAACCAAAACCTTAAAGCCGAAAAAGCCCAACATTTTATATTAAACTACCAATACAATAGCGATGGTCGTATATTTCGTGCAGAAACGTATTATAAACAATATGATAATTTAGTAAAGTACGATAGTGATTTTACAAGTTTTGAAGCTAATTACAATACCAACGGAAGTGGTTTTGCAAAAGGTTTAGATCTTTTTTATCGTGATAATAAAAGCATAAAGAATATAGATTATTGGGTAAGCTATTCGTTTTTAGATACCGAGCGTGACTACCTTAATTTTCCAACTGCAGCACAACCTAATTTTGCGAACCAACATAATATAAGTGTAGTTGGTAAATATTGGATTAACAAGTGGAAAAGTCAAGTAGGATTAAGTTATGCATTTGCATCTGGTAGAACATATACTAACCCAAATCAAGGTGGTTTTTTAAATCAAAAAACAAAAAGTTATAACAGTTTAAGTTTAAATTGGGCGTATTTATTAAGTCAGCAAAAAATATTATATTTTTCTGTAAATAATGTATTAGGCTTTAAAAACATTAATGGTTATCAATATGCAAACACACCAGATGTAAATAATAATTTTGCAAGACAAACATTACGTCCAGCTGCAGATCAATTCTTTTTTGTAGGTTTCTTTTGGACTATAAGTGACAACGGGACAGACAACCAATTGAATGATTTATAA
- a CDS encoding DUF2141 domain-containing protein, producing the protein MKRSLLILAVLFSFQFITAQAQNITVNISNIDTYKGTLVIGLYDNESQFLKKTVKGKLKKVTKNTATVVFQEVEPGDYAVSLFHDVNDNKKLDTYVFGIPKEDYGTSNNAKGFMGPPKWEDAVFTVDSKNVTQNISL; encoded by the coding sequence ATGAAACGTTCACTTTTAATTTTAGCAGTTTTATTTTCATTTCAGTTTATAACTGCACAGGCACAAAACATTACGGTTAATATTTCTAATATAGACACGTATAAAGGCACTTTAGTTATTGGACTTTACGATAACGAATCACAATTTTTAAAGAAAACTGTAAAAGGGAAGCTTAAAAAAGTAACTAAAAATACAGCTACGGTTGTATTTCAAGAGGTAGAACCTGGAGATTATGCAGTGTCTTTATTTCATGATGTTAACGATAATAAAAAATTAGACACTTACGTATTTGGAATTCCAAAGGAAGATTATGGAACATCTAATAACGCTAAAGGTTTTATGGGACCACCAAAATGGGAAGATGCTGTTTTTACAGTAGATTCTAAAAATGTAACACAAAATATTTCACTTTAA
- a CDS encoding LETM1-related biofilm-associated protein yields MNPSTKGWIKKFGSLVDSESLVYKDYNDLYFKLRSTGLVYGLSETVPDHFKHDTQFSLDELVKINFIDALFHCYCFKNEHPKFEDFIPSILKFYKTLELSELSVWDKLLIGKDNFSVLERLINDRVLADNNILTRNFNKTIVNSLIFIDVIAYERYLRSDYNIKDYVSNLESMVMNITYDALSFKDKKKKADTEILNTIQESTSYIETDRADLNQFYHREIETKYSSTEKKYFIDMACLSVWEDQFVDDKEYNFIKALGADMNLSEENVNDSLSHIATFYKKHKNNFLLFKSSSQFSVFYENSSQYVAKLIKRNSKRIFRELNQSKDLMLLLTQATTRELTKEEQNKVQAQLKDIFKTIPSLAIFILPGGAILLPIVAKLIPNMLPSAFDDNKIEE; encoded by the coding sequence GTGAACCCATCTACTAAAGGTTGGATTAAAAAGTTTGGCAGTCTTGTAGACTCAGAGTCTCTGGTTTATAAAGATTATAACGATTTGTATTTTAAACTTAGAAGTACAGGCTTAGTTTATGGTTTAAGCGAAACCGTGCCAGACCACTTTAAACATGATACGCAGTTTTCATTAGATGAATTAGTAAAAATTAATTTTATTGATGCTTTGTTTCATTGTTATTGTTTTAAAAATGAACATCCAAAATTTGAAGATTTTATTCCTTCAATTTTAAAATTTTACAAAACTTTAGAATTGTCTGAACTTTCTGTTTGGGATAAGCTTTTAATAGGAAAAGATAATTTTTCGGTATTAGAACGCCTTATTAATGATCGTGTTTTAGCAGATAATAACATACTTACACGTAACTTTAATAAAACCATTGTAAACTCGTTAATATTTATAGATGTAATTGCTTATGAAAGGTATTTAAGAAGTGATTATAATATTAAAGACTATGTTTCTAACTTAGAATCTATGGTTATGAATATTACTTATGATGCTTTAAGTTTTAAAGACAAGAAGAAAAAAGCAGATACAGAAATACTTAATACCATACAAGAATCTACTTCTTATATTGAAACTGATAGAGCCGATTTAAATCAATTTTACCATCGTGAAATTGAAACCAAATATTCTTCTACTGAAAAAAAATATTTTATAGACATGGCTTGTCTCTCGGTTTGGGAAGACCAGTTTGTAGATGATAAAGAATATAATTTTATAAAAGCTTTAGGTGCAGATATGAATCTCTCTGAAGAAAATGTAAACGACTCTTTATCTCACATAGCAACGTTTTATAAAAAGCATAAAAACAACTTTTTATTGTTTAAATCGTCAAGTCAATTTAGTGTTTTTTACGAGAACTCATCACAATATGTAGCCAAACTAATTAAACGAAACAGTAAACGTATTTTTAGAGAATTAAACCAAAGTAAAGACCTTATGTTATTACTAACTCAGGCAACAACTAGAGAGTTAACTAAAGAGGAGCAAAATAAAGTGCAAGCTCAATTAAAAGATATTTTTAAAACTATACCAAGTTTGGCTATTTTTATATTGCCTGGTGGTGCTATTTTATTACCAATTGTTGCTAAACTTATACCTAATATGTTACCTTCTGCCTTTGATGATAATAAAATTGAAGAGTAA
- a CDS encoding 2TM domain-containing protein encodes MHRVTKQLLITFLIGTLVFIIGTVFFEDYQHKSTTQFLIAFGFYQLYAFVLGFSNMFYFGYLENRNWKDTDSKKRIIIGIVGSILITLIGLFFLRAFTSVIYYGNSFSSFLQNESLEAYEFGFVITMLIVFVFHAIYFYNRYQKNKIKEQKVIAGTASAKFDALKNQLDPHFLFNSLNVLTSLIEENPNSAQKFTTSLSKVYRYVLEQKNKDLVTVDEELKFAKTYMSLLKMRFEDSIIFDIPEQASNPESKVVPLSLQLLLENAVKHNTVTASKPLHIKIYEKNGNLVVENNLQTKQVVKKSSGVGLNNIKQRYQLLTNKLVSINESKTNFRVTIPILTKQIKTMRQLPQKQFDDRYVRARKRVEEIKEFYYNIISYCFVIPFLIFINYQTYWEFKWFLFPVFGWGLGIAFHAYKVFVNDGVLGRNWEQRQIEKFMEEEQANNRYK; translated from the coding sequence ATGCATAGAGTAACCAAACAATTATTAATCACTTTTTTAATAGGAACTTTAGTTTTTATTATTGGTACTGTGTTTTTTGAAGATTACCAGCACAAATCAACAACACAATTTTTAATTGCTTTTGGGTTCTATCAACTGTATGCATTTGTGTTAGGCTTTAGTAATATGTTTTACTTTGGCTATTTAGAAAACAGAAATTGGAAAGATACAGATAGCAAAAAAAGAATAATAATAGGTATTGTAGGTTCTATTTTAATAACGCTTATAGGTTTATTTTTTTTACGTGCATTCACATCGGTTATATATTACGGCAATTCATTTAGTAGTTTTTTACAAAATGAAAGCTTAGAAGCTTACGAGTTTGGTTTTGTAATTACCATGCTTATAGTGTTTGTATTTCATGCCATATATTTTTACAATCGCTATCAAAAAAATAAAATAAAAGAGCAAAAGGTAATTGCAGGAACAGCAAGTGCAAAGTTTGACGCTTTAAAAAACCAATTAGACCCTCATTTTTTATTTAATAGTTTAAATGTATTAACCAGTTTAATTGAAGAAAACCCAAATAGCGCGCAAAAGTTTACCACGAGCCTATCTAAAGTTTACCGTTACGTTTTAGAACAAAAAAATAAGGATTTAGTAACTGTAGACGAAGAATTAAAATTTGCAAAAACCTACATGTCGTTATTAAAAATGAGGTTTGAAGACAGTATAATTTTTGACATACCTGAGCAAGCCTCAAATCCAGAAAGTAAAGTAGTACCATTATCATTACAATTACTTTTAGAAAATGCTGTAAAACATAACACTGTAACAGCTAGTAAGCCATTACACATTAAAATTTATGAGAAAAACGGCAATCTAGTTGTAGAAAATAACTTGCAAACCAAACAAGTAGTAAAAAAGAGTAGTGGCGTAGGTTTAAATAATATAAAACAACGCTATCAATTATTAACAAACAAATTAGTAAGTATAAATGAGTCTAAAACTAATTTTAGAGTAACCATTCCAATACTTACAAAACAAATAAAAACAATGAGACAATTACCACAAAAACAATTTGACGATCGCTACGTAAGAGCGCGAAAACGAGTAGAAGAAATAAAAGAATTTTATTACAACATAATCTCTTACTGCTTTGTAATCCCGTTTTTAATATTTATAAATTATCAAACCTATTGGGAGTTTAAATGGTTTCTATTTCCAGTATTTGGTTGGGGATTAGGTATTGCATTTCATGCTTATAAAGTATTTGTAAACGATGGTGTTTTAGGGCGCAATTGGGAGCAACGCCAAATAGAAAAGTTTATGGAAGAAGAGCAAGCTAATAATCGTTATAAATAA
- a CDS encoding LytTR family DNA-binding domain-containing protein, protein MKVIIIEDEKPSARRLQRMLQALSIEAETMLHSVEEAIGWFQNNEHPDLIFLDIQLSDGLSFEIFDAVEIQSAIIFTTAYDEYALQAFKLNSIDYLLKPIDDEELDQAVSKFKTRLPEKQKVTLDFNDIKKLLVNPIEREYKKRFSVKVGQHLKLINVDEIECFYSENKGTYLHTTDGRNYLLDTTLDSLENELEPKLFYRINRKFFVNIQAINDMVSYTNSRLQIKLNSYNEQDVIVARERVKDFKNWLE, encoded by the coding sequence ATGAAAGTAATAATAATTGAAGACGAAAAACCATCTGCAAGACGTTTACAGCGCATGTTACAAGCCTTAAGTATTGAAGCAGAAACAATGTTGCACTCTGTAGAAGAAGCTATAGGATGGTTTCAAAATAATGAGCATCCAGATTTAATTTTTTTAGACATTCAATTAAGTGATGGCTTATCTTTCGAAATATTTGATGCTGTAGAAATACAGTCTGCTATAATTTTTACCACTGCTTATGATGAGTACGCATTACAAGCCTTTAAATTAAACAGTATCGATTATTTACTTAAGCCTATTGATGATGAAGAATTAGACCAAGCGGTGTCAAAGTTTAAAACCAGATTGCCAGAAAAACAAAAAGTAACTTTAGATTTTAACGATATTAAAAAGCTGTTGGTTAACCCAATTGAAAGAGAGTACAAAAAACGTTTCTCGGTTAAAGTTGGGCAACATTTAAAGCTAATTAATGTAGATGAAATTGAATGTTTTTATAGTGAAAACAAAGGAACCTATTTGCATACAACCGATGGTAGAAACTATTTGCTAGACACAACTTTAGATAGTTTAGAAAACGAGTTAGAACCTAAACTGTTTTATAGAATAAATAGAAAGTTTTTTGTAAACATTCAAGCTATAAACGATATGGTGAGTTACACCAATTCAAGACTTCAAATAAAATTAAATAGTTATAATGAGCAAGATGTTATAGTAGCCAGAGAACGTGTAAAAGATTTTAAAAATTGGTTAGAATAA